One window from the genome of Yamadazyma tenuis chromosome 7, complete sequence encodes:
- the GPI17 gene encoding GPI transamidase component (BUSCO:EOG092635DF; COG:M,O; EggNog:ENOG503NYTX), with amino-acid sequence MSEEKRSETSTVKMAAPKLRSEKVFWIRKVIALYSIILVVCVGYPWFLYTTSVHRANLPIDDLNDAIQQLNNVRVCTSVFVDAEEDFISQAQLVLDSKLATEHPALNDYWSLKLIPLVDSTILDSREDYQVLFGRVDEPVGASSVTLDDKVLVFEKSFSEMDSRAIQEQLADALVNEVFEQEIEHFEATKSSHPEKSNVVIPYSSKYNLIFSLFVEDGHPVSWDTQTIQDLLSPLLDSLQHYANFTISTQVQYYSKLNIKSEFDEKSNTYKVKESDLSNFINFGDWNLNTNDINPSINFIIYYPSSNHQNLPMVIENSETNSFLVPQYGGLHIFNKKIDILTDDNEVYICDVELIEIMEIFSSQLFKLLGVPSKSSQNLPVRVDALTKLSILNNLQHSIKTLSSLIKLTNELHEISVPELTKDFVNKSLQSVRTSIHYLMSQNFKGAMVESSIALKNSISAFFDKDIVQQVYFPSEHKLAVFLPLLGPLCSILLFSTLRLIKELRK; translated from the coding sequence ATGAGTGAAGAGAAAAGGCTGGAGACTTCAACTGTCAAAATGGCGGCTCCTAAGCTCAGATCTGAAAAGGTTTTCTGGATCAGGAAAGTTATTGCACTTTACTCGATCATCTTGGTGGTATGCGTGGGTTATCCATGGTTCTTGTATACTACTTCAGTCCACAGAGCCAACTTGCCTATTGACGACTTAAATGATGCTATACAGCAGTTAAATAATGTACGTGTTTGTACTTCcgtttttgtggatgctgaagaagatttcATTTCCCAGGCACAACTTGTATTGGATTCCAAGTTGGCCACAGAACACCCGGCACTCAATGATTATTGGTCACTTAAGTTGATCCCACTAGTGGACTCAACTATACTAGACTCCCGAGAAGACTACCAGGTGTTGTTTGGCAGGGTAGACGAACCTGTGGGCGCTTCTTCGGTAACTCTTGATGATAAAGTATTGGTATTCGAGAAGTCTTTCAGCGAGATGGACTCAAGGGCTATCCAAGAACAGTTAGCAGACGCTTTAGTCaatgaagtttttgaacaagaaatcgAACATTTTGAAGCCACCAAATCTTCCCACCCTGAAAAGCTGAACGTGGTGATTCCATATTCTTCCAAGTAtaacttgattttctccTTGTTCGTAGAGGATGGACACCCAGTCAGCTGGGACACTCAGACGATCCAAGACTTACTCAGTCCACTTTTGGACAGTCTTCAGCATTATGCTAACTTTACCATCTCCACCCAAGTGCAATATTACTCgaagttgaacatcaaaagtgaatttgatgaaaaaaGTAATACTTACAAGGTAAAAGAATCAGACTTATCAAACTTTATCAACTTTGGTGattggaacttgaacaccaacGACATCAACCCTTCGATTAATTTCATTATATACTATCCTTCCTCCAATCATCAAAACCTCCCAATGGTTATTGAGAACTCCGAAACGAATTCTTTTTTGGTACCTCAGTACGGTGGGTTgcacatcttcaacaagaaaatcgaTATTTTAACTGATGATAATGAGGTATACATTTGTGATGTTGAGTTAATTGAAATCATGGAAATCTTCTCCAGCCAGCTATTCAAGCTCTTGGGGGTGCCATCTAAAAGCTCCCAGAACTTACCTGTGCGTGTGGACGCATTGACAAAGCTCTCtatcttgaacaacttgcaACACAGTATCAAGACATTGAgctctttgatcaaattgaccaaCGAATTACACGAAATCTCAGTACCTGAATTGACAAAGGACTTTGTCAACAAAAGTTTACAGAGTGTGAGAACCTCCATCCATTATCTCATGCTGcaaaacttcaaaggaGCTATGGTCGAATCTTCAATCGCgttgaagaactcgatATCTGCTTTTTTCGATAAAGATATCGTCCAACAGGTTTACTTCCCCAGTGAACACAAGCTCGCAGTATTTTTACCACTCCTTGGACCTCTTTGCTCGATCCTACTTTTTTCAACATTAAGGCTCATTAAAGAACTCAGAAAATAG
- a CDS encoding uncharacterized protein (COG:J; EggNog:ENOG503NUKR), translated as MPQENIPKELSLSILPLIVKQATFKSIQNYSGTIYFDENETPLYFKSRNSQLYPSLFTLWKAPYILPVVVTNSYVIGVLANGADLMLPGCGVPFDHRIASGTVVGVAGSDAPSVIKAVGIAKMDLRNISKTVGTSGVAVEVLHHIDDKLCELNRFVDIKVPKSIEIVIPWEEESQKEEEVQEVEQEEEMVEEDEKEHQKQEQEQPQEEFKEVNDVSQELEELHVQDIDNFFVRALLQSIKLDTIQLPINASNFMASHVLKNLPILDSKYKNIKKTSWKKTGKFLKAMSKLNYISVKGKDDDLTITSTIPKSDKTIEEFITHKIEKLKKQDSGKDDKSSINLIQLYQPTNKYRMFFNKVGKEYDDLYTAPEIKALISDYIKKENLIDSNPQNIKLDGILGDIIPGGSVSRSELVVKFLKYFSMRYIVVQPGEDPNECKVQKGDLPKIDIVCETKIGRKTITRVKNFIPFGIKPNVISEDLRNLCQGSSTLEDTREGIEAIVQGPHYKSIHEYLIGKGVPAGCITYEDKSKKKKRR; from the coding sequence ATGCCCCAAGAAAACATTCCCAAAGAGCTTTCCCTCCTGATTTTGCCTCTAATTGTTAAGCAAGCCACCTTCAAAAGCATTCAAAACTACCTGGGAACCATATATTTCGACGAGAACGAAACCCCACTTTATTTCAAGTCTAGAAACTCACAGCTATATCCTAGTCTTTTCACTTTATGGAAGGCTCCTTACATTTTACCTGTTGTGGTGACCAACTCATACGTTATTGGTGTTCTAGCTAATGGTGCTGACTTAATGTTACCTGGTTGTGGGGTACCATTTGATCATAGAATAGCAAGTGGAACTGTTGTCGGAGTTGCAGGAAGCGATGCGCCTTCTGTAATCAAAGCTGTTGGTATTGCGAAGATGGATTTAAGGAATATCTCCAAAACTGTAGGTACCTCGGGTGTGGCAGTCGAGGTTTTACATCACATAGACGATAAGTTGTGTGAGTTGAATCGTTTTGTGGATATAAAGGTTCCAAAGTCAATTGAGATTGTGATACCTTGGGAGGAGGAACTGcagaaagaagaggaagttcaagaagttgaacaagaagaagaaatggtCGAGGAAGATGAGAAAGAGcatcaaaaacaagaacAGGAACaacctcaagaagaattcaaagaaGTAAACGATGTATCCCAAGAGCTAGAAGAGTTGCATGTACAAGATATAGACAACTTCTTTGTAAGGGCACTTCTACAATCCATCAAACTCGATACCATACAACTTCCAATTAACGCTTCCAATTTCATGGCTAGCCATGTTCTCAAGAACTTACCTATTCTTGATTCCAAGTACAAAAACATTAAGAAGACTAGCTGGAAGAAAACTGgaaagtttttgaaggcCATGAGCAAATTAAATTATATTCTGGTGAAAGGAAAGGATGACGATTTGACTATAACCAGCACTATTCCTAAGTCGGACAAAACCATAGAGGAGTTCATCACCCACAAAAtagagaaattgaagaagcaagaTTCAGGAAAAGATGATAAACtgtcaatcaacttgatccAATTGTACCAGCCAACCAACAAATACAGaatgttcttcaacaaggttgGAAAGGAGTATGACGACTTGTACACAGCGCCCGAAATCAAGGCATTGATTTCTGATTACATCAAAAAGGAGAACTTAATCGACAGTAATCCGCAAAATATCAAACTTGATGGCattcttggtgatattaTACCTGGAGGCTCTGTTTCCCGAAGCGAGCTTGTggtcaaattcttgaagtactttTCTATGAGGTACATTGTTGTGCAACCTGGAGAAGATCCAAATGAATGCAAGGTTCAAAAGGGAGACTTACCAAAAATAGACATTGTCTGTGAAACAaagattggaagaaaaacCATTACAAGGGTGAAGAACTTCATCCCTTTTGGCATTAAACCTAATGTAATTTCAGAAGACTTGAGAAATTTATGTCAAGGGTCCAGTACTCTAGAAGACACAAGAGAGGGCATAGAGGCTATAGTTCAAGGTCCACACTACAAGAGTATTCACGAGTATTTGATTGGCAAGGGGGTACCTGCTGGTTGTATTACCTACGAAGATAAATctaaaaagaagaaaagacGTTAG
- a CDS encoding uncharacterized protein (COG:P,T; EggNog:ENOG503NWS7) codes for MSFNNNFVPDNPSPLNNINININTSKENSNKLRYSDENSAEPLFSIDESLDEESEQSSVRSLNSSISSTGSPLISASTVGKRSRLLMDDDFNYNNKIDKDIQSPDNSFMTQNLDLTNFPLFKKAPNSFYNKIISHLKLVTYHPQSYIIKKGDDSKSMYWILKGTVLITSSDGESIYSELSSGQFFGEIGILFNRPRTANVIARTKVLVGVLTSKDFNIVLRYFPLMERRIRDEAQERLAMLDKKTKQQPSQPVIPPLTPAASLTTASNESMPHDKVDATVSINSFIKNLPIFQNLPSNIIHKLCLGVEPLTFKPFQYIFYENDMGSNIYFIVSGQVEVVKFNSENNTEQPIARLNNSNYFGEMSFLSWISNKPNFKRSASIRSITNVDLIVIRSNLLKDLCIEYPFLIDHMRFTSEFRNNENEHLGNFEAREDDEKVDFKGFEFKFDFKPFHSRSVSPIPPSAIADKVDRSSDKKEKSKPKAINHSPTQMLVPLSIKPKRPNPRRSISLNLTPSLNATQSLNQFSSVEPEIVYMPVNKRLKLNDSKLRRRSSILSHNGALTDSILLRIFEFLDLPTLMKMRLINRRWRQLLYLSPTLFQTLDLTPWNTSVDDKSLMEIVKFVGSRPKSINISNCFHITDEGFSYMVNEIGISGKIRSIKMSSNWEIGAMAIMDLTVPSVGKNLEEIDLSNCRKVRDNVVERLIGWTEKVPSQTPEEVHYDNDFDDYEGIGCKKLTKINLGYCKHLTDRVMYHIGEYCNDRLTALDLTRCTTITDKGFEYWTYKYFPKLTTLSLKDCTFLTDKSIISIANSLPNLENLNLNFCCSLTDISIEVLCIGCQNLKSLDLSFCGSAVSDSSLLTVSLSLHSLTSLTLKGCIRVTRAGIDSLLSSNSLLSYLNVSQCKNSNVYPGSIPAQKFNVNPETRSAFVTAGNSNKIIEIVT; via the coding sequence ATGTCCTTCAATAATAACTTTGTTCCTGACAACCCGTCGCCGTTGAACAACATTAATATTAACATCAACacttccaaagaaaattCCAACAAACTACGGTACTCAGACGAGAACTCAGCAGAACCCTTGTTCTCGATCGACGAATCCCTCGATGAAGAATCGGAACAGTCATCGGTTCGATCGTTAAACTCCTCTATATCCTCCACGGGCTCACCCCTAATATCTGCTTCCACCGTTGGGAAGAGAAGCCGGCTACTAATGGATGACGATTTCAACTACAACAATAAGATAGACAAAGATATTCAGTCTCCAGATAACTCGTTCATGACACagaacttggatttgaccaattttCCATTATTCAAAAAGGCTCCAAATTCCTTTTACAACAAGATTATTTCCCACTTGAAGCTTGTTACCTACCACCCGCAGTCGTATATCATTAAGAAAGGGGACGACTCGAAGTCCATGTACTGGATCTTAAAAGGCACGGTATTGATTACCAGTTCCGACGGAGAGTCTATTTACAGCGAATTATCGTCGGGCCAGTTTTTTGGGGAAATTGGTATTCTTTTCAACCGTCCCAGGACTGCAAATGTCATAGCCAGGACCAAGGTGCTTGTGGGGGTACTCACCTCGAAGGATTTCAACATCGTGTTGCGGTACTTTCCGCTCATGGAAAGACGTATAAGAGATGAGGCCCAAGAACGGTTGGCAATGTTGGATAAAAAAACTAAACAACAACCTCTGCAACCGGTTATACCGCCCTTGACACCAGCGGCTTCCTTGACAACCGCTTCCAACGAAAGCATGCCCCACGACAAGGTGGATGCTACTGTTTCCATCAATCTGTTTATCAAAAATCTACCTATTTTTCAAAACCTCCCTTCCAATATCATCCACAAGTTGTGTTTGGGAGTTGAGCCCTTGACCTTCAAGCCCTTTCAATACATTTTCTACGAGAACGATATGGGATCCAACATCTATTTTATTGTCAGCggacaagttgaagtggtcaagttcaacagTGAAAACAATACTGAACAACCGATTGCCAGATTGAATAACAGCAACTACTTTGGTGAGATGTCGTTCTTATCCTGGATTTCCAATAAACCTAACTTTAAGAGATCTGCTTCTATTCGgtccatcaccaatgtcGATTTGATTGTCATTCGGTCCAATTTATTGAAAGATCTCTGTATTGAATACCCATTTTTAATCGACCATATGCGATTCACCAGTGAATTCAGAAACAACGAAAATGAACATTTGGGTAACTTCGAAGCCAGAGAAGACGATGAGAAGGTTGACTTTAAGGGCTTCGAATTCAagtttgatttcaaacctTTCCATTCCAGAAGTGTAAGTCCTATTCCCCCTAGTGCAATCGCTGACAAAGTGGACCGAAGTTCTGATAAGAAAGAAAAATCCAAACCAAAGGCCATCAACCATTCGCCAACACAAATGTTGGTTCCTTTGAGTATCAAGCCAAAGAGACCTAACCCAAGAAGATCAATTTCGTTGAATTTGACCCCTTCATTGAATGCTACTCAATCTCTCAATCAGTTTCTGTCTGTGGAACCTGAAATTGTGTACATGCCTGTGAATAAaaggttgaagttgaatgatTCTAAgttgagaagaagatcGTCTATTTTGTCCCATAATGGGGCTCTTACTGATTCCATTTTGCTTCGAatctttgagtttttggatCTTCCTACTCTTATGAAGATGAGATTGATTAACAGAAGATGGAGACAGTTGTTGTATCTTTCTCCCACCCTTTTCCAAACCCTCGATCTAACCCCGTGGAACACATCGGTAGATGATAAGTCGTTGATGGAGATTGTTAAGTTTGTTGGGTCTAGACCAAAGCTGATCAATATCTCCAACTGTTTCCATATAACTGACGAAGGCTTCAGTTATATGGTGAACGAGATTGGAATTTCTGGAAAAATCCGGTCTATCAAAATGTCTTCCAATTGGGAAATTGGTGCTATGGCCATTATGGACTTGACAGTGCCAAGTGTTGGTAAGAATCTCGAAGAAATCGATCTTTCCAACTGTCGAAAAGTTAGAGATAATGTTGTGGAAAGGTTGATCGGATGGACCGAAAAAGTCCCAAGCCAAACCCCGGAGGAAGTGCATTATGATAACGACTTCGATGATTACGAAGGCATCGGATGCAAAAAATTAaccaagatcaacttgggaTACTGTAAGCATCTTACTGACAGAGTCATGTACCATATTGGAGAGTACTGTAATGATAGATTGACTGCACTTGACCTAACACGATGCACAACCATTACCGATAAAGGGTTTGAATATTGGACATATAAATATTTCCCAAAGTTGACTACTttatctttgaaagattgTACTTTTTTGACGGACAAATCAATTATTTCAATTGCTAATTCTCTTCCTaacttggagaacttgaatcTAAACTTTTGTTGCCTGTTAACAGATATCTCGATCGAAGTGTTATGCATAGGGTGTCAGAACCTTAAATCCTTGGACTTAAGCTTCTGTGGAAGTGCTGTTAGTGATTCTTCATTGTTGACGGTCTCCTTGAGTTTACACTCCCTTACCAGTTTGACACTTAAAGGGTGTATCCGTGTTACCAGAGCCGGAATAGATTCCTTATTGagttccaactctttaTTATCTTACTTGAATGTGAGCCAGTGTAAAAATTCGAACGTTTATCCTGGCTCCATTCCAGCACAGAAGTTCAACGTCAATCCCGAAACTAGGAGTGCTTTTGTGACTGCCGGAAACTCGAATaagatcattgaaattGTAACGTGA